DNA from Chloroflexota bacterium:
CTACTGCTTGATATTGCCGTGATTGTCACGGAGTTCATCAATACCGAGATGGGTGACTTTGGCTCGGTTTGGGTTAGCGGAAGGGACAAAGGCAAGATCAGGTCCGTGTGGGCCTATGGAACTGATTTCTGGCCGGACATGACCATTGAGGCACGGGATTTGCCCGCCATCGCTATTACGGTGAAGCTGGCCCGGAGGGGTGAGTACCTGGCGGATGTGTTGGCCTCTGCCGTCGGCAGTTCGCTATTCTACTCTGTCCAGTATTCTTATGCCATCGCGTTTGTCCTTGCCAGGACGGAAAGCGATGAGCGCCAGCACTGGTTCGATGGCGAGATAGAGGAGCGCCTCTGGGCAAATCACCGCATCAGTCTGGTTATTGTGCGGTAACCAGTTGAACACACGCCCATAGTCGCCAATAATTCACAGCACAGGGAGGCTCTTTGGAGGTGCTCATTTGAAACAAGGAAAGTACGATGTGGTTGTTGTGGGCGCCGGCATGGGCGGGTTGTGCTCCGCCGCCCTCCTCGTCCACTCAGGCTATAAGACCCTTGTCGTCGAGAAGCTGCCCTTCGTAGGTGGCCGGGCTTCATCAACGAAGTATAAGGGATTTACCCTCCCCACAGGCGCCCTCTATGTGGAGACCGGCGGGGTTGTCGAGAGGGTCTTCAAAGAGGCAGGGGCTGCCTTCCCAGTACGTGGCTTTCCGATGCAGCTCAGTTTCAGGATGGGCGGCAAGGATTACCTCATGGCCCCGAAGGGTGGTCTGAAAGGGCTGATGTCCAATTTTGCCGATGAAGCCGAGACCACCAGGGTCATAGGAGCCATTCGGCGTGCTTTTGGCTGGAAAGAACCCTCCAGCGCCATCTCGATTCACAACTGGCTGCTGCAGTACACCCAGAACGAAAAGGTTCTGGCCATATTCAGGGGACTGGTCAATTATCAGTGCGTCAATTTCAACGATATGCCAGCCAGTGAATTCATCCGGCAGCTCAGATTCGGCACGGGAGCCACCGCCGGCGCTCACCCCCAAGGTTTCCTGGCCCTGATGAAAGAACTGGTGAAGGTCATAGAAGCCGGGGGCGGGCATGTCTGGACCTCCTGTCGGGTAAAACGCATCATAGTGCAAGACGAGGTAGCCAAAGGGATAATTGTGGAGCAAAACGGCAGCGAGCTGGATATAGCCGCCAGCATGGTCATCAGTGATGCCGGCCCGCACAAGACAGTAGAACTGGCAGGAACCAAGCACTTCGACAAGGGGTATCTCAAGGAATTGAAGGAGAACGTGCGGCCCCTCTCATATATCTGCATTGAGGTTTCCAGCAAAAAGCCTCTGGTTGACTTCGCCGGGGTTATGGTTGTCCCTGAAGGCCGGAGGCAGATGACCATGATGTGCACCAGCCTGGCCTAT
Protein-coding regions in this window:
- a CDS encoding FAD-dependent oxidoreductase is translated as MKQGKYDVVVVGAGMGGLCSAALLVHSGYKTLVVEKLPFVGGRASSTKYKGFTLPTGALYVETGGVVERVFKEAGAAFPVRGFPMQLSFRMGGKDYLMAPKGGLKGLMSNFADEAETTRVIGAIRRAFGWKEPSSAISIHNWLLQYTQNEKVLAIFRGLVNYQCVNFNDMPASEFIRQLRFGTGATAGAHPQGFLALMKELVKVIEAGGGHVWTSCRVKRIIVQDEVAKGIIVEQNGSELDIAASMVISDAGPHKTVELAGTKHFDKGYLKELKENVRPLSYICIEVSSKKPLVDFAGVMVVPEGRRQMTMMCTSLAYPEYAPPGKHLLQAWAAPDSSFLPMDTAREIDLVVQDIRDSIPQFDREAEILHVSYWQKDWPMYRAMPGALTQKTSVENLYNVGDGVAPLVPLGLPACAETARIVVEDIKQRIKPAPA